One region of Primulina tabacum isolate GXHZ01 chromosome 1, ASM2559414v2, whole genome shotgun sequence genomic DNA includes:
- the LOC142545164 gene encoding NADH dehydrogenase [ubiquinone] 1 alpha subcomplex subunit 9, mitochondrial: MQAISRRLGHQSIKQSPASVSSFRSLCPLSDQYYGVENPRFASSLTTKGVGHLVRKGTGGRSSVSGIVATVFGATGFLGRYLVQQLAKMGSQVLVPFRGSEDSHRHLKLMGDLGQIVPMKYNPRDESSIKAVMAKANVVINLIGREYETRNYSFEEVNHHMAEQLAVIAKEHGGILRYIQVSCLGASPSSPSRMCRAKAAAEEAILRELPEATIMKPAVMIGTEDRILNPWAHFAKKYGFLPLMGDGSTKIQPVYVIDVASAIVAALKDDGASMGKVYELGGPDIFTTHQLAELMFDVIREYSRCVKIPFSIAKAMATPREVLLKKVPVPMPTPSIFNLDLIEAFSVDTVVSENALTFEDLGLTPCKLKGYPVEFLISYRKGGPQYGSTVSEKVTPQPWS; this comes from the exons ATGCAGGCAATTTCCAGGCGATTGGGGCACCAATCCATCAAGCAGTCACCCGCTTCAGTTTCCTCTTTTAGATCTCTCTGTCCGCTTTCCGATCAAT ATTATGGAGTGGAGAATCCAAGGTTTGCTTCATCTCTTACCACCAAAGGCGTGGGGCATCTGGTTCGCAAGGGCACTGGAGGCCGATCATCTGTCAG TGGTATAGTTGCGACTGTATTTGGAGCGACAGGATTTCTTGGACGATATTTGGTGCAACAGCTTG CAAAGATGGGTTCCCAAGTATTAGTACCATTTCGAGGTTCTGAGGATTCTCATCGCCACCTTAAATTGATGGGTGATTTGGGTCAG ATTGTTCCTATGAAATACAATCCGAGAGATGAAAGTTCCATTAAGGCAGTGATGGCAAAGGCTAATGTTGTTATTAATCTTATTG GAAGGGAGTATGAGACCAGAAATTATAGTTTTGAGGAAGTGAACCATCATATGGCTGAACAGCTTGCTGTG ATTGCCAAGGAACATGGTGGCATATTGAGATATATTCAAGTTTCTTGTTTGGGGGCATCTCCGTCATCCCCTTCTAGAATGTGTAGAGCTAAAGCAGCTGCTGAAGAAGCTATTTTACGGGAACTGCCAGAG GCCACAATAATGAAACCTGCTGTAATGATTGGCACAGAGGACCGAATTTTAAATCCGTGGGCGCATTTTGCTAAAAAATATGGCTTTCTCCCCCTGATGGGAGATGGATCAACCAA AATTCAGCCTgtatatgttattgatgttgCTTCGGCAATTGTTGCTGCCTTAAAAGATGACGGTGCCAGCATGGGAAAAGTTTATGAACTTGGTGGACCAGATATTTTTACCACACATCAACTA GCAGAACTTATGTTTGACGTGATTCGCGAATATTCTCGCTGTGTGAAGATTCCTTTCTCTATTGCCAAG GCTATGGCAACACCTCGAGAAGTTTTGCTCAAGAAAGTTCCAGTCCCGATGCCCACACCCTCTATATTCAATTTGGACCTGATTGAAGCCTTTTCTGTTGATACTGTCGTGTCTGAAAATG CTTTAACGTTTGAGGATCTTGGTCTCACACCTTGTAAACTGAAGGGGTATCCAGTTGAGTTTCTTATATCTTATCGTAAAGGTGGCCCACAATATGGTTCAACAGTTAGCGAGAAAGTTACACCACAACCATGGTCTTGA